In Clostridium sp. DL-VIII, the following proteins share a genomic window:
- a CDS encoding DeoR/GlpR family DNA-binding transcription regulator — MFIEERHKHILDILDRDGKVLVKDLSSQFDVSESMIRKDLQVLEKNNLLQRTYGGAINLKRTLVSGESLFKRVEKDTYLKEIIAKKAYEEIVEGDTVFLDASSISHFLTKLLVGNNKNITLITNMVEIASMIPLDSKVHVIFIGGDYNAFVGGNIGSLSIEQIKLYRCNKAFIGCSGIDLKDGSISTGESEDAGTKKAIMNISKESYLMAPNERFNLDGIFNFSNIEDFNCIITEAMPNDTIMTLLEQYNIILK; from the coding sequence ATGTTTATCGAAGAAAGACACAAACATATTTTAGATATATTAGATCGAGACGGAAAAGTTTTAGTTAAAGATTTAAGCTCACAATTTGATGTGAGTGAAAGTATGATTAGAAAAGATCTTCAAGTCTTAGAAAAAAATAATCTGCTTCAACGTACTTATGGTGGTGCTATTAATCTAAAGCGTACTCTAGTCAGCGGTGAAAGTCTCTTTAAAAGAGTTGAAAAAGACACTTATTTAAAGGAAATCATCGCAAAAAAGGCATATGAAGAGATAGTTGAAGGAGATACGGTTTTCTTAGATGCTTCAAGTATTTCTCATTTTCTCACAAAACTGCTTGTAGGAAATAATAAAAACATTACTTTGATAACAAATATGGTTGAAATAGCATCAATGATTCCCTTAGATTCAAAGGTACATGTCATTTTTATAGGTGGTGATTATAATGCATTCGTAGGTGGAAATATCGGTTCCCTCTCAATTGAACAAATTAAACTTTATCGCTGTAATAAAGCATTCATTGGCTGTAGCGGCATAGACCTTAAAGATGGAAGTATAAGCACTGGTGAATCTGAAGATGCAGGTACTAAAAAAGCAATTATGAATATCTCTAAAGAGTCATATTTAATGGCACCAAATGAACGATTTAACTTGGATGGAATCTTTAACTTTTCAAACATAGAAGATTTTAACTGCATTATTACAGAAGCTATGCCAAACGATACTATAATGACTTTACTTGAGCAATATAATATAATCTTAAAATAG